A stretch of the Lolium perenne isolate Kyuss_39 chromosome 3, Kyuss_2.0, whole genome shotgun sequence genome encodes the following:
- the LOC127341243 gene encoding uncharacterized protein At4g15970-like isoform X1: MMAKAIVAEAMARQAVSFVLGAATALTLVLLVQYRAPAEGLSRAWTHGQISGRRSSDEQYHRRNDTAHTVHHAPSVAVAGEDHHLHQADTTLKGTEGAEEFHGLAAAVSRAATDDRTVIITCVNQAWVAPGSLLDLFLESFRIGDGTARLLPHVLVVTMDPAAHARCLAVHRHCYQHAIPGINPDFFGPEEWLDLVWSKLKLQRRILELGYGFLFTDVDVMWLRDPFKHVTAYADMTISSDNYFGDPDNIDNLPNTGFFHMKPNRRTIAMTKLWHESRGSYPGMNEQPVFNAIKARLVAELGVRLRYLDPEHMGGFCSHGKDLGKIVTMHANCCVGLSKKMRDLRGVLDDWRNYTMLPSWEKHRAKWTVPGACIK, from the exons ATGATGGCGAAGGCCATCGTCGCGGAGGCCATGGCGCGGCAGGCGGTGTCATTCGTCCTCGGCGCTGCCACGGCGCTCACCCTTGTCTTGCTCGTCCAGTACCGGGCACCGGCGGAGGGGCTCAGCCGCGCCTGGACGCACGGACAGATTTCCGGCCGGAGATCGTCGGACGAGCAGTACCACCGCCGCAACGATACGGCTCATACTGTTCATCACGCGCCGTCGGTTGCAGTAGCAGGAGAAGATCATCACCTTCATCAGGCTGACACCACACTGAAG GGCACGGAGGGGGCGGAGGAGTTCCATgggctggcggcggcggtgtcgcgGGCCGCGACGGACGACCGCACCGTGATCATCACGTGCGTGAACCAAGCTTGGGTAGCGCCAGGCTCGCTGCTGGACCTCTTCCTGGAGAGCTTCCGCATCGGGGACGGCACGGCCCGGCTCCTCCCGCACGTCCTGGTGGTGACCATGGACCCGGCCGCCCACGCGCGCTGCCTGGCCGTgcaccgccactgctaccagcacgCCATCCCCGGCATCAACCCCGACTTCTTCGGCCCCGAAGAGTGGCTGGATCTGGTGTGGAGCAAGCTGAAGCTCCAACGCCGCATCCTGGAGCTCGGCTACGGCTTCCTCTTCACCGACGTCGACGTGATGTGGCTACGCGACCCGTTCAAGCACGTGACGGCCTACGCCGACATGACCATCTCCTCCGACAACTACTTTGGGGACCCCGACAACATCGACAACCTGCCCAACACCGGCTTCTTCCACATGAAACCGAACCGGCGGACGATCGCCATGACGAAGCTGTGGCACGAGTCCAGGGGAAGCTACCCGGGCATGAACGAGCAGCCGGTGTTCAACGCGATCAAGGCGCGGCTGGTGGCGGAGCTCGGGGTCCGGCTGCGGTACCTGGATCCGGAGCACATGGGCGGGTTCTGTAGTCATGGCAAGGATCTGGGGAAGATTGTGACCATGCACGCGAACTGCTGTGTGGGGTTgagcaagaagatgagggatctgAGGGGGGTTCTTGATGACTGGAGGAACTATACCATGTTGCCGTCCTGGGAGAAGCACCGGGCCAAGTGGACCGTGCCCGGCGCCTGCATCAAGTGA
- the LOC127341243 gene encoding uncharacterized protein At4g15970-like isoform X2: MLLSFLVILFQLSREHQEEGTEGAEEFHGLAAAVSRAATDDRTVIITCVNQAWVAPGSLLDLFLESFRIGDGTARLLPHVLVVTMDPAAHARCLAVHRHCYQHAIPGINPDFFGPEEWLDLVWSKLKLQRRILELGYGFLFTDVDVMWLRDPFKHVTAYADMTISSDNYFGDPDNIDNLPNTGFFHMKPNRRTIAMTKLWHESRGSYPGMNEQPVFNAIKARLVAELGVRLRYLDPEHMGGFCSHGKDLGKIVTMHANCCVGLSKKMRDLRGVLDDWRNYTMLPSWEKHRAKWTVPGACIK, translated from the exons ATGCTGCTGTCGTTCCTAGTGATCTTGTTTCAATTAAGCAGAGAGCACCAAGAAGAG GGCACGGAGGGGGCGGAGGAGTTCCATgggctggcggcggcggtgtcgcgGGCCGCGACGGACGACCGCACCGTGATCATCACGTGCGTGAACCAAGCTTGGGTAGCGCCAGGCTCGCTGCTGGACCTCTTCCTGGAGAGCTTCCGCATCGGGGACGGCACGGCCCGGCTCCTCCCGCACGTCCTGGTGGTGACCATGGACCCGGCCGCCCACGCGCGCTGCCTGGCCGTgcaccgccactgctaccagcacgCCATCCCCGGCATCAACCCCGACTTCTTCGGCCCCGAAGAGTGGCTGGATCTGGTGTGGAGCAAGCTGAAGCTCCAACGCCGCATCCTGGAGCTCGGCTACGGCTTCCTCTTCACCGACGTCGACGTGATGTGGCTACGCGACCCGTTCAAGCACGTGACGGCCTACGCCGACATGACCATCTCCTCCGACAACTACTTTGGGGACCCCGACAACATCGACAACCTGCCCAACACCGGCTTCTTCCACATGAAACCGAACCGGCGGACGATCGCCATGACGAAGCTGTGGCACGAGTCCAGGGGAAGCTACCCGGGCATGAACGAGCAGCCGGTGTTCAACGCGATCAAGGCGCGGCTGGTGGCGGAGCTCGGGGTCCGGCTGCGGTACCTGGATCCGGAGCACATGGGCGGGTTCTGTAGTCATGGCAAGGATCTGGGGAAGATTGTGACCATGCACGCGAACTGCTGTGTGGGGTTgagcaagaagatgagggatctgAGGGGGGTTCTTGATGACTGGAGGAACTATACCATGTTGCCGTCCTGGGAGAAGCACCGGGCCAAGTGGACCGTGCCCGGCGCCTGCATCAAGTGA